From the genome of Candidatus Electrothrix communis, one region includes:
- a CDS encoding transposase, with amino-acid sequence MNFSIPEEKEVRTAFAEGEEAIIALFGSITAQVKELAAQLEKQAGVLKDLQARLSKNSRNSGKPPSSDGYGKQNKTESLRKSGQKSNGGQPGHEGRTLKRSENPDHTETYKPDTCDNCQTSLEDVAAVGEEERQVYDIPAIRIEVTSHRAEIIICPECGMENTGKFPESVGRGVRYGRGVKTWATYFGNQHHIPLERTAQIFEDLIGHGISEGSLLKASEELSECVRPSTEATAELLRNAEVLKVDETGLRVKGKLHWLHVASSDLLTHYNVHEKRGKEAEKKKGRLKRPPPLNLLIRLRDYKSETLAFMYDFRVPFDNNAAERDVRMMKVKQKVSGCFRTVEGAERFASIRGYISTARKNSKNIFEAIKDAFNGDPFIPDVAV; translated from the coding sequence AAAGAAGTCCGTACGGCCTTTGCGGAAGGTGAAGAGGCAATTATTGCCCTGTTCGGCAGTATAACCGCGCAGGTTAAAGAACTCGCCGCTCAGTTGGAAAAACAGGCCGGAGTATTGAAGGATTTACAGGCCCGGCTGTCGAAAAACAGCCGCAACAGCGGTAAACCGCCTTCAAGCGACGGATACGGTAAACAGAACAAGACGGAAAGCCTGAGAAAGTCTGGTCAAAAGTCGAACGGCGGGCAGCCGGGTCATGAAGGGCGGACTCTTAAGCGGTCGGAAAACCCAGATCATACGGAAACGTATAAACCCGACACATGTGACAACTGCCAGACATCGCTTGAGGACGTCGCCGCCGTCGGAGAGGAAGAACGACAGGTTTATGATATTCCGGCGATACGAATCGAAGTCACCTCGCATCGTGCGGAAATCATAATTTGTCCCGAATGCGGCATGGAAAATACGGGAAAATTTCCGGAAAGTGTGGGACGGGGCGTTCGATACGGCAGAGGCGTGAAGACATGGGCCACGTATTTCGGGAATCAGCATCATATTCCGCTTGAACGCACTGCACAGATTTTTGAAGATCTGATCGGGCACGGAATTTCGGAGGGTTCGCTGCTGAAGGCATCTGAAGAACTTTCCGAGTGCGTCCGGCCCTCGACCGAGGCGACAGCGGAGCTTCTGCGTAATGCCGAGGTTCTGAAAGTGGACGAAACCGGACTGCGGGTCAAAGGAAAACTCCATTGGCTGCATGTAGCTTCGTCGGACCTCCTCACTCATTATAACGTGCATGAAAAGCGGGGAAAAGAAGCGGAAAAAAAGAAGGGACGACTGAAAAGACCGCCGCCGCTCAATCTGCTGATACGGCTCCGGGATTACAAGTCGGAGACTCTCGCCTTTATGTACGATTTTCGGGTTCCGTTCGACAATAATGCGGCGGAAAGGGATGTGCGTATGATGAAGGTCAAACAGAAGGTTTCGGGTTGTTTCCGAACTGTTGAAGGTGCGGAACGGTTCGCTTCTATCCGGGGATATATCTCCACGGCTCGTAAAAATTCAAAAAACATTTTCGAGGCGATTAAAGACGCCTTCAACGGCGATCCTTTTATTCCCGATGTCGCAGTATAA